The Candidatus Nanogingivalaceae bacterium DNA segment ATGAATGAGTTGTGGAAAAACATCTTAGCTGAGCTTGAAATGGACCCTAGAATCCAAGGTGCAAATTTTAAGACTTGGTTTGCTGACACTCAACTCTTATCTTTAGAAAATGACCATGCAGTTATTGGCGCTAAAAATTCTTTTATAACTAATACTATCAAGAAAAAATATCTTGAGCATATCAAAAAAGCCTTTCGAAATAACGGTAAGAATCCTGAAATTATCTCTTTTGAGGTTATTTCCACAAAAAAACGTAAAAAACAGACCGAAGAAATTCCGACACATTCTTCTAAAAAACCTTCTGTTGAGGATTTAATTAAAAAGAAGACCGAAAAAGCCAAACATTCCAGCGGTTTAAACAAAGATTTTACTTTTGATAATTTCATCGTTGGCGGATCAAACGATCTTGCATTTTTTGCTAGCCAAAATGTTGCCAAAAATCCTGGAACAAAATACAATCCACTTTATTTTTATGGTGAATCCGGATTAGGAAAAACTCACTTAATGCAGGCAATCGGTAACGAAATTGAAAAAACACACCCAGAATTAACTGTTCTTTATATTACAATTGAAAATTTCTATCGTGATTTTTTGGATAACGTGCGCTCAAAAAAGCAAGGTTATGCTGATAAATATCGCAATGTCGATGTTTTGATCGTCGACGATATCCAATTTATTTATGGAAAAGATAAAACTCAAGAAGAGTTTTTTCATACTTTTAACGAATTACATCGAGCGAATAAACAGATTATTCTCTCTAGTGATCGTGCACCTTCAAGTATCCCAACTTTAACTGATCGTCTAAAAAGCCGTTTCGAAAGTGGAATGACTGTTGATATCCAACTGCCTGACTTTGAAACTCGTCAAAGTATCGTTGAAGCTCGAGCAGAGCATGATAATGTTAAACTCGACCCCGAGGTGTCGGAGTTTATCGCCGAAAACTACCGCACAAATATTCGTGAAATTATCGGAGCGGTAACTCAACTAATCGCAATGGCGGAGCTGCGAAATATTAAACCAAACCTCGAGCTTGCGCAAGGATTAATTCAAAATAGTCGACCGACTCGACCAAATCATCTTAACTCAAAAAAGATAATTGATAAAACAGCAAAATACCTGGGCGTTTCTAAAGAAGATATCTTAAGCAAATCTCGTCAAAAAGATATTAATCACGCGCGCCAAGTTGCTTGTTATTTAATGAAGTATGAGTTAAAAATGAGTTTTCCGCAAATCGGCAAGGAATTCTCACGCGATCATTCGACCATCATGAATGGTGTTTCGAAAATTGAAAAAGGCATTAAATTGGATGCTGAAATTCGCTCCGAAATCGAGAGCTTACGTGATTTAATTTACGAATAGAGTCTAAATGGCTCTATTTTTATATCTGTTAATTTGACATTTTCTATTTTTAGTTTTATAAAAAGCGAACAGCTTTATTTGTTCGCTTTTGACTTTTTCTAATTATATTTTATTCATATAAATACTAAGAGCACTTCTCTATTTGCGAAAATATATTTTTTATTTTATTGCTATGTTTGACAATATGCTGCTATTGTTTTAATAAAGTGTTGAAAGCTTGTGGAAAAATCAAAGATTTCGTTTGGAAAACCTGTAAAAATCTTGCAGAAAAAAATGGCAAAGTTTTGCACAAGTTTCTTGTGGATAATTTCCAATTTTCAAAATTGTGAAAAAGTATTTAATTTATGCACAGTTTTTCAAAAAGTTTTGCTTTGATTTTCCACACAAAAAATGGTATAATTTAAGTAGTGAATAAGTGGTTTTCCACAGTTTCCACAACACCTATTATTATAACTACTACTTTTTAAGAAAAAGGAATTTGAATTTTATGGAACTGACTGTTAATAAAGATGATTTAGCTAAAGCACTCAATAATGTTGAAGGAATTGCAAGTGCAAAAACAAGTATGCCTATTCTTGAGAATATTCTTTTACAAACAGATGGACCAAGACTTTTAATTGCTGCTACAAATTTAGAGATTGCGATTTCGCAAAAAATTAGTGCAAAAATTGAAAAAGTTGGTTCGATTATGGTTCCAGCAAGTTTAACAAAAAGTTTTATTAGTAGTCTTCCATCAAATAGTCAAGTTTCTTTTAAAGTTAGCGGCGATCATATTTTAATTGAAAGTGGAAATTATAAATCTAAAATTAATGGTTTTTCGGCTGAAGATTTCCCTGAACTGCCAACAATTGATGAGCCAACCGCACGATTTTTTATGAGTACGGATATTTTTAAAGAAGCGGTTGATCAAATCAACACGGTAAGTATGGATACTTCGCGGCCAATTTTAACGGGTGTGTTTTTGCATACTTTCGAAAACTATATTTATATGGCCGCAACGGACGGTTATCGATTGAGCGAGCGAAAGTTGTTTGAAACTGATCAAGAGTTTGAATCAATTGTTCCAAGCAGTGTTTTAGCAAAAGTTAAAAGTGTTATTCCAGAAAAACTTGATGAAATTGAAATTCTTATCAACGATAACCAAATTCAATTTATGGTTGGCGATATTTTAGTAATTAGCAATTTAATTGATGGAAAATATGTTGAATATCGCCGTTTAATTCCCGATAAAACTGAAACTACAGTAAAGATCAGCCGCACCGATTTTTACCAAATTGCAAAAGTTGCAAAAGTTTTTAGTGATAAATCTGGTGGAAGTGTTAAAATCACTGCAAACGAAGAAACTTCGAAATTATCAATGCATACAATTGCTAGCGAAATTGGTGAAAACACATCTGAAGCCGATGCGGAAATTCAAGGTGGAGGCGAAGTTACGCTGAATGTAAATTATATCGAAAATGCTTTAAAACCATTAAAATCTTCGAAAATTTATTTTGGATTTTCAGGAAAACTTGCGCCAACAATTTTTAAAAATACAGATAGCGATGATTATATCCACATTGTGATGCCTCTAAAAAGTTAGGAATTGAATGATTTTAAAAATTTTAAGGGTTCAGAATTTTCGAACGCATTCTGATTTCATTTTAGAAATTGGTGAAAAATCGACATTAATTTCTGGTGCAAACGGTAGCGGAAAGACTTCACTTCTTGAAGCGATTTATTTTACTCTTCAAGGAACTAGTTTCCGATCGAGCGATAAAGAAATTCTTCGAAATGATGGTTCTAGCTGGTTTCGGATTGATTTAAAAGATTCGAAAGATTCTTTAAGGACGGTTACATTCGATAATTCCCTTACTAGTTCGAAAAAGCAATTCCTAATAGATGGAAACAAAAAAGCACGCCTGAGCGCAAATTTAAGGGTTCCTGTGGTGCTTTTTGAGCCTGAAGACTTGCAATTATTGAGCGGGTCGCCGAATCGCCGACGTAATTTCCTGGATCATTTTTTAGCCCAAATTTATCCAAGTTTTCAACTAGCACTTTCAAGATACAATAAAGCCTTAAAGCAGCGAAATAATCTGTTGAAAAGTGATAATTTCTCAAAGATTGAACTCTTTCCGTGGGATTTGATGCTCGCAGAATACGGTTCCGAAATTATTTCGAAAAGATGTGAATTTATAAAATTATTGAATTCGAAGATCGAAAATATTTATGCAGAAATTTCAGGAGTTAAAGATAGTATTAAAATTCAATATTTGGGCGACAATGTCTCGAAAAGCGAAATTTTAGCGATCTTAAGTGAAAATGTTGAGCGCGATAAGATTTTAGGCTATACAAGTTTTGGTCCACACAAGCATGATATTCAGTTTATTTTTAATGGAAAACCAGCGCAAAATGTGGCAAGTCGTGGCGAGAACCGTAGTTTAGTTTTAGCGCTTAAATTTATCGAAACAGACATTTTAGCGGAACTAACTGGAAAACGACCAATTGTTTTGCTCGATGATGTATTTTCAGAGCTTGATAATGAGCGACAAAAATTACTAACTAAGCATTTTTCGAAATATCAAACTATTATAACTTCAACAAACGATATTCAGGTTGACGAATGTAAAATAACCTCACTAAGTTAGTGAGGTTATTTTTTTGGTTAATCTGTAATAGGCTTTACGTTTGTTGTATCTTCTTTACATACGGCAGGGTCGCAGTAATTATATTCGAGAACTGGATTTTCTTCCTTATCGGTGTCATAAAAATAGAACTTATACCTAAATGGTGTGAAAGATTCAATTTTTACCCATAAGGTTTTTTTGTTAGTATCTAGTTCGATCTTGAAGCGATGTGTGAAGATATTAGTTTTTGGATCTGTTTTGGCTGAGTAAGAGTCTTTATACATACTTACACGCTTATAATAAGTATTGTAATTATTGCCATTAACTTTAAGCTGATACTGTCGAACGACACTTTGAAATTCTTTATACATATTGAAATTTGCGCCGTTATTAACAAACTTTTCAAAGCCAATATACGGAACAGCATATTCTGGAAGATTTCCACCAGTTGGAGGGCCAATTACTTCGCCCGAAGCTGGATCGATCTCAGGTTTTTTGTTGGCCTCTTGCTGCTGGCGAACAACCGACCAGATTGCTAAACCAATCATGAGTGCGCTAGCAAATAGAAAGGTTATTACGATAGCTTTGATTTTCTTGTTTTTTAAAATATCTCTAAGCATATTCAACTCCTTTTATTTAGTAACTCCAAATGCTGCGAAAGTCATTGAGATGACGTAAGAAGGATCATAAGGAGTGTCGTCAAGCTCTTTACGGCCAGGGTTTGCTGTGTACCATTTTCCACCTGAGCTTTTTCGAATAACAACATAGTGGCTCGTGTTTAGGAATGGACCGGGGCCAGTTCCTGCTAACATAACCAACCCACCTTTCTTTAGGACATCTTCAACAGCATTAACTGAAATATCAATTTTAGATTGTTTTAATCCATAATCTTGTACCATTTCAACAACTCCTAGGGTAGTTCCGTATCCGGCTTCATAGCCCTTTTCGGCGGCCTTTTTAGCCATCTCAAGAGGGCTGATGGATTTTCCAGTAAGGGCTAGTACCATGTTGGAAACAGATGTTGGACCGCAGGCTGCGTGACACATTGTATTTCCAGGATTTTTTCCCCACTGTTCATTAGCCCATCGTGGATCGCATTGTTCGAAAACTGAGAATCCATCTGATGTTGTGTGTGATGCGTCGGCTGAAGTCATAAACTTGCCCGAAGCAGATCCGGTTGCACCACAAGAGTCCGATGACTTAGAAGAATTATTACCACCACCATTAAGCGCTTCTTGTAGGAATTTTACATAGGCTTCCTGTCCCTCAGTATTTGGGTGAATTCCATCACCTGAGTAAAGCTTTTCGCGTCCACCATTTTTCTCGGCGTAAGCCTTCCAATCTAAAACTTTAACTTCACTATGCTTTGATGCGAATGCTGACAACTTCTTGTTGATTACTTCATAATCAGCGTTACCACCTTTCGAGAAGTTATTTACCCAATAAATTTTCTTACCTTTTAATTTACCAAGTAGGGTTTCAGCAGCGCTTTCATCAAAGTTATCGTTAGTTCCAAGATTGATTACAACAGTATCGTTTATTTCAGCTGGGAGTTTGCTTGTTGCGGCTGCGATTGAGTCTCCGACCGTTGCTGAAACGTTCGAACCTGAGAATGTTGAAGTAAGTTTATCTTGTACACCAACAGTAATAGAATCGCCGATGAAGGTTATTTTTCCGCTATTTGATGAACTATTCGAGCTTGAAGATCCTGAATTTGAGCTCGAGCTTGAGCTGTTTGAGCTTGATGAATTGCTTGAAGAACTTGAAGAACCTCCACCCTTACCTTTATATTTAGCAAGAATATCATTACCAACTTGCTCACCTTCTTGAATACGTCCAGGTCGCAAATCTTCACGCGGTCGTTCAAACTGAAGCGTCCAGGCTGTAGTTGCTTCTTTCACGGATTTTGCAGAACTTACGGCATTTTTTGCGGCCACTTCTGGGCCCTCAAGTTCTGTCCATAGGAAATCTAGCTGAACACCAAGATCTGATACGGGCTTACCCTTTTCTTTGGCATAATTTTCGAGATTTGTTCGTCGTCCAAAAGACCACTGAGCAATACCATAACCAATTCCGCTACCCGCCTCATTTAAGTCAGGTTGAAAGTGGTTTGATTCACCCCAAAGGCTACCCATAACTCCAGCAACCTGTTCATCGCTCCAACCTTTAGATTTGAAGAAGTTCCAGATTTTTTCAGCATTATCGTTTCCTTCGAGGTTCGTGGAGCCACTACCACCACCTCCTCCGGTTCCACAATCATCACCCGCATCGTAATAGGTGATATTATTTGAATTGAAGAATTTAGCATTAAAATCTGCTTTGGCTGGAAAGCTAATTAAATCGGCTAGCAAAATAGATACGGCTATAATTGGTAAAATTCTGATTCGTTTCATTACAATACTTAAGTATTTCCTTTAATTAAATCCATAGGGTTGAAGGCACCTTTTTCTCCCGGTACTCCGGTTCCCTTCTTTGTTTCAAAGTGAAGATGTTCCCCGCTTGCGTTTCCTTCTGCTCCGGTAACACCAATCTGCTGGCCTTTTTTAACTTTATCTCCTTTATGCACGCTATGGGATCGCATGTGTGAATACGTGGTGTAAATATCGCCATTATGCTTAATTGCAACGTAGTGACTACCAGCACCCCATCCTACGGTTTCGGCGTCTCCACCGTAAACAACTTCACCGTCTGCTGCCGCATAAACTGGTGCTGCAGAGCCGAAGGTTGCACTACCGAAGTCTATTCCATAGTGTGTTGATGAGAATCCATCAAAGAATGATCTAGGTCCGAAATCTTGATCTGGCCCAACACCTTCGATTGAGTCACCATTAACTTTAACACCCTTAACTGGCCACACAAATTCTCCACTAAGTTTAGCTAGATCTGGGTCTACACCTCCTGAACTTGAGCTTGAACTTCCAGATCCGCCACCTTCGTCAGGTTTGAAATCTTCATTCATACCTTCTTCAACCCGAACATCTGTTAAGAATAGTGCGTATAGATTAGCTTTTGGATTTTTATCACTATTACAAATAGCTCCAAAGTTATCGTCATCATCATCTTCTGATGCGCCGATTGGTTTTTTGCGGTTGAAGCAATATTTTTCGTACTTTTTAAGTTCGGGACCCATTTCAACTGTACTTAGCATATCGTCAGTATCCTCGTCTCCGGAGTTATCTTTTTCTTTTAAATCTCCGCTACTCTTTAGCTCGTTGATAACTTCATCTGTATCTTTATCGGCTATTTTCATATCGATACCAGTATAGACATTGCAGAAAATATCAGTTGCAGCACCAGTATCTTTGATAGACTTATCTTCACAAGTGTCCATATTTGCAATAAAGTTCGCATCATTTGCAGCATGTGCGCCAGGCGTGATTGCAGCGAATGATCTTTGCGCACCACCAATAATCGAAGGCAGGAAGCCGCTGATTGAGGCTATTTGCTTTGAATAAGGTAGCATATTGCTTACAATTGAACCTAGGAATGTGTGACGAGTATTTGGATCGAACGGACTTCTTGTCTTTCGAATTTCTTCAGCATTTTCGGCAATTTGCCTTTCGGTCTCATGGTAAAAAGCAACGGCTTGTGATTTAGTTAATACTCCTCCGCTTCCGGCCATTGTGTTTTTAGACATCATCGCAGCAGAACCCGACATTATGGCATTACCAAAATTTTCACCTTTAGTGGAGTCGTTAAGAATTGTTCCAGTTAAACCTTGCGCAACATGCAGAGATATCTCATCCATCGCCTTATCTTTTAAGACAGTTAAGGCAAGAGACAGTGCAACACCAACAGCCGCTCCCCAAGCTATAGATCCTAGAACTTCAGCTACACAGGCAGTAGTTGCGCAGGCCACGAGGCTGGCTACGACTACTGCAGCACCAACTACAGCTGTAGTAACAGTTGCAACTTTACACCCTTTACGAACCACCCAGCCAAGAGTTCCGCTAGTGAATGTATCCATTATTTTTGCTAAAGCACCAGTTATACCAACTTGATAGTCTTTTGCCGAATTATCTAATTTAGAGACGCGGTCTCCATAAGCAACAGCGCGCCAACCCTGCGAATCTGTAGCGCTTTTTCCAGGACTATTTTCTTCAGCTGAATCTGCGAAAAATGCAAAGGCCTCTTTTAATCTAGAAGTATTAGAATCGCTTTGTTCGCTGTCTTTTTTCTCGTCGGAATCTTTCTTATTAGCAATTCCCATTAAACTATTTCCTTGAGCTGTGACTTCTTCTTGGGTTGCATCACCGGACCTGATCTTTGAAGACATCGAAAGGAAAGATAGCCCAAACTGAGCAAAAACTTCAACTTTTGCTACTTTCGCAACACTCCATCCCATAGTTACGAGTGCATACACGCCACAAATTTTATCAATTGCATTTAATGGGCCACTAAGTGTCTGACCTACACCCTTAATGGTATTTGCGGCTGCAATGGATTTTTGTCGGGCATTTTTAAAGCCCTTTTTGAGTTTATCACTATTAGATTTTAACTTATCTTTAACTGCACTCGTACCCTTATCTCCTTTTTCAACTTTACCGTCTTCTGGGTCCGGGTCACCCTTACGGCTTTTGCCGTCAGCGTCCTCTTCTTTCGAATGATCATTGGCAGTTTTTTTCATGTCCTCATCAATTTCTTCTTCGGTTTTGCCCTTGTTATTCTTTCTCCATTTCTTGAAGCTAAACCACCCCTTAAGCTTTCGCCACTTCTTGTCTAGGAAAGATGCAAAGCGCCCGTTATAGCCACGTTTAAAAGCCTCCCGAACCTCGGGATTTTTAGTTAGCACATTTTTAATATCTGAAGATGTATTATTTATTGTAATTTCTTGGCCAGCCTTAGTGTAGGTTAAGGATTTGATTTTTTTACGACCAAAAAGGCCATCACCATCCTCTAGTTCAACTTTAAAACCAGCCTCGCGTAGATTCTTAATATTTCGATTAGTCACTCGTGACATTCGACAAACGATTCCTGCCGTACAGTTTGCGCCCTTAACTTTAAGTTTCATAACTTTTACGCTTCGCTTGTTCATGCTTATCGAGGCTGAGTTGAGCTTTTCGGTAATCATTTCAGTGATATGGTTCGACATCAGGGAGACCATATTAAATGTTCCGGCAAAAATTAAAGCACCAACACCACCAATAACTCCACCAGTTGTAGCAAAAGCTCCCTTACCCTTAAAGAATGACATCGCGCGGTTTTTTGCGCCGCCTTTTGAGGCTGCATTTCGTGATTTATGAGTTCCTCCGCCGCTAACATTATTACGCCAACCACTTGATTGAGTTGTGGTTGCGTCTTTCATGAGGGTTTCGTTATCGCTGATTCCTGAACTTGAGCTTGTTGCCATAGACGAATTTTCAGCGCTCGCTAAATCTGACGGATTATAGCCGTCATCACCGCGAATAACCTCAGCGTTTCCCCATCTACTTTTTGCTTTTTCTAACGCAGATTGGTTTGTGTCGCTTAAGTCGCTAAAATCAAGATTTTCATCTTGGTCAAAATCTCTTGCTGCTCCCATTTTTTTCCTAAATTAAAACTCAAAAATTTATAAGACTATCTTAACATGTTTATGCTCATGTTTCAAGACTAGAATAATTCATTCGGGTCTGCATACCCATTTGTCATTAAGTTATCACTCTGGCGATTCTTAGAATTATTTGGACTTGTTGAAATTAACTGGTGTTCAGTATCACTGGCAATAATTTGAATATGAACGTGATTCTGTCCAGCGAAGAATAGACCTTGCCCAACTGGGAAGTTTGCAAGACGTTTACGCTCTTCTTCAGTTAATTTAAAGACATCACTCAAAACATCAACTGCGCTTGAAGATTGCTTTAGAAGTAGCTGCATTGAGCTGTTCGAAACAATCGCACGACCCATTTTTGAACCCATAAAGTCTTCAACGTCCTGAGAAATTGTAGTAAGACCAAGGTAGTATTTTCGGGCGCGTTTTGCCAAACTGAACAAAAAGTTTGCGGAATCGTCGTATTTCATTAACTGCCAAGCCTCATCAACGATCAGCATACGTTTTTTCTGTTCCGAACGCACAATATTCCAAATGTGTGAAAGCACAATATACATCGCAACTGGGCGAAGTTCATCTTCAAGGTCGCGAATATTAAATACCACCATTGAGTTATTAATATCAATATTTGATTGTTGCGAGAAAATCCCCGCGAATGTTCCGGTGGTATATTTGCGAAGGCGTTGTGCTAAACTTGGACCGCTTCCATCCATATGAACCAAAGTATCATAAAGATTATGGATTGTTGGCGGTGTTGAATTATGCGTTAGCGGATCAGAAGTAATTCCAGCGCGCGCATAAGTATCGATAATCGCTTGATCAAGATCAGCTTCTTCACTCGGCGAAAGACCAATTGATTGCCCTGCACTCGTTCCGCCAAGCATTAAGCGAAATAGGCCGTGAAGTGTAACGATATTTGCGCGAAGTGCGTTGTCGGCTTCCTCGGCATCAATAACGTGTGGCAAATCGAACGGATTAATTCGCACATCAGAGTTCAAACTTAAGCGAATGTAGCTTCCGCCAACCGCATCACTTAATTTTTGGTATTCGTTTTCTGGGTCGATAATTAAAACTTCGGCGCCCATCATCATTGTTCGAAGGGCCTCAAGCTTCACAGTGAAAGATTTACCGGCACCAGATTTCGCAAAGACCACCATGTTAGCGTTTTCAAGTGTGAAACGGTCGAAAATAACAAGTCCGTTATTGTGCATATTAACACCATAAAGAACACCATTTTCCTGCGTAAGATCGGCAGAAGTAAATGGGAATGAGGTTGAAATTGCACCCGTGTTCATGTTTCGGCGAATCTGTAATTGATCTGAAAGTTGAGGAATTGTTGCTTTCAAGCCCTGCTCTTGTTGGCTTGATGCCACTTTCGAAAATAGCATTTGCTGTCCGAGCATTGTTTCGATTTTACTTCGTACGAAGTTTAATTCATCAAGGCTATCAGCATAAATCGTTAAATAAAGTCCAAAACGGAAGAATTTTTCCGCTCCAAGCTGGAGTTGATCTCGAAGCTCTTCGGCGTCATTTAAGGCAGCCTCGAGCGCTGGGTCACGAGTTTTACCCTTTTCATTATTAATCGAAAGGTCGGCTTCAAGCTGGGTAACTTTTCGGCGGAGGTTTTTCATCACGATTTCGGTTTCAACTGGATAAATAAACATTGAAACATCCAAAACTTCATCAGCATTCAAGATTGGTGAAGCCCATCCGGTGTAAAGCTGGCGTGGGTAGCCATAAACGTAGATTGTCTGGCCGTATTTTGTGCCTAAGCGAAAATAGCTCGAGTGAAATTCGAGGCTTGATGGCGCGATAAGGTCGCGTAAAGTGTTAATACCAGTTAAAAATGCTTGTTCAACCTCAGCCTGCTCTTGGGCGCGTTGCTGCGCGGCAATATCAACTGCGTCTTTTTTCTTCTTCCCCATAATTAAAATCCTCCTTGATTTGGATTATCACCCTCTGCTTTTCGAACAAATAAGCTTGCTGTATCACGGAAATCACCCAAAGGCTCATAAACTGCCGTATCTGGGTTATAAACATTGTAATAAAGCTCACCAAGTTCTTTCGTGCTTAACTGCACGGATTTAATTCCCATTTGATAAAGTCCACCAGTGATTGAGTCAACGCGTTTTTTAATTTCCTCGCGCGCTTTATCCCAGGTATTTCGATCAATTTTCGAAATTTGTGCACTTGGTTTTGCGAATATTTTTCCAAAAAATCCCTTGGCTGAATCTTTAAGATTATTTAGATCACCAGTTGGGTGGTAAGGAATAACAATAAAGAAAGATTTATCCATAATATTCGCACTGCGACTCAAACTATCGATAAAGTTAATATAATCTTCCATTAAATCACCAAGAAGCATATTATCTTGAGCCATTTGAATATCGGCAAGTTTGTTTAGATATGGCTCGATATCAACGCGTTGCGAACGAACCAAAATTTGAATTGGAAAAGTTAGCGAGTTTAAAAAGCTCTGGTAAGAATACTCCACTCCCTCACGTTCACGAGAACTCATAAGGTCGAAGTTGATTGACTTACAAGCAATAACTGCTCGAAAGCTGCCATCGCGCATCACAACCATTCCT contains these protein-coding regions:
- the dnaA gene encoding chromosomal replication initiator protein DnaA, encoding MNELWKNILAELEMDPRIQGANFKTWFADTQLLSLENDHAVIGAKNSFITNTIKKKYLEHIKKAFRNNGKNPEIISFEVISTKKRKKQTEEIPTHSSKKPSVEDLIKKKTEKAKHSSGLNKDFTFDNFIVGGSNDLAFFASQNVAKNPGTKYNPLYFYGESGLGKTHLMQAIGNEIEKTHPELTVLYITIENFYRDFLDNVRSKKQGYADKYRNVDVLIVDDIQFIYGKDKTQEEFFHTFNELHRANKQIILSSDRAPSSIPTLTDRLKSRFESGMTVDIQLPDFETRQSIVEARAEHDNVKLDPEVSEFIAENYRTNIREIIGAVTQLIAMAELRNIKPNLELAQGLIQNSRPTRPNHLNSKKIIDKTAKYLGVSKEDILSKSRQKDINHARQVACYLMKYELKMSFPQIGKEFSRDHSTIMNGVSKIEKGIKLDAEIRSEIESLRDLIYE
- the dnaN gene encoding DNA polymerase III subunit beta codes for the protein MELTVNKDDLAKALNNVEGIASAKTSMPILENILLQTDGPRLLIAATNLEIAISQKISAKIEKVGSIMVPASLTKSFISSLPSNSQVSFKVSGDHILIESGNYKSKINGFSAEDFPELPTIDEPTARFFMSTDIFKEAVDQINTVSMDTSRPILTGVFLHTFENYIYMAATDGYRLSERKLFETDQEFESIVPSSVLAKVKSVIPEKLDEIEILINDNQIQFMVGDILVISNLIDGKYVEYRRLIPDKTETTVKISRTDFYQIAKVAKVFSDKSGGSVKITANEETSKLSMHTIASEIGENTSEADAEIQGGGEVTLNVNYIENALKPLKSSKIYFGFSGKLAPTIFKNTDSDDYIHIVMPLKS
- the recF gene encoding DNA replication and repair protein RecF (All proteins in this family for which functions are known are DNA-binding proteins that assist the filamentation of RecA onto DNA for the initiation of recombination or recombinational repair.), giving the protein MILKILRVQNFRTHSDFILEIGEKSTLISGANGSGKTSLLEAIYFTLQGTSFRSSDKEILRNDGSSWFRIDLKDSKDSLRTVTFDNSLTSSKKQFLIDGNKKARLSANLRVPVVLFEPEDLQLLSGSPNRRRNFLDHFLAQIYPSFQLALSRYNKALKQRNNLLKSDNFSKIELFPWDLMLAEYGSEIISKRCEFIKLLNSKIENIYAEISGVKDSIKIQYLGDNVSKSEILAILSENVERDKILGYTSFGPHKHDIQFIFNGKPAQNVASRGENRSLVLALKFIETDILAELTGKRPIVLLDDVFSELDNERQKLLTKHFSKYQTIITSTNDIQVDECKITSLS
- a CDS encoding C39 family peptidase; this encodes MKRIRILPIIAVSILLADLISFPAKADFNAKFFNSNNITYYDAGDDCGTGGGGGSGSTNLEGNDNAEKIWNFFKSKGWSDEQVAGVMGSLWGESNHFQPDLNEAGSGIGYGIAQWSFGRRTNLENYAKEKGKPVSDLGVQLDFLWTELEGPEVAAKNAVSSAKSVKEATTAWTLQFERPREDLRPGRIQEGEQVGNDILAKYKGKGGGSSSSSSNSSSSNSSSSSSNSGSSSSNSSSNSGKITFIGDSITVGVQDKLTSTFSGSNVSATVGDSIAAATSKLPAEINDTVVINLGTNDNFDESAAETLLGKLKGKKIYWVNNFSKGGNADYEVINKKLSAFASKHSEVKVLDWKAYAEKNGGREKLYSGDGIHPNTEGQEAYVKFLQEALNGGGNNSSKSSDSCGATGSASGKFMTSADASHTTSDGFSVFEQCDPRWANEQWGKNPGNTMCHAACGPTSVSNMVLALTGKSISPLEMAKKAAEKGYEAGYGTTLGVVEMVQDYGLKQSKIDISVNAVEDVLKKGGLVMLAGTGPGPFLNTSHYVVIRKSSGGKWYTANPGRKELDDTPYDPSYVISMTFAAFGVTK
- a CDS encoding M23 family metallopeptidase; this encodes MGAARDFDQDENLDFSDLSDTNQSALEKAKSRWGNAEVIRGDDGYNPSDLASAENSSMATSSSSGISDNETLMKDATTTQSSGWRNNVSGGGTHKSRNAASKGGAKNRAMSFFKGKGAFATTGGVIGGVGALIFAGTFNMVSLMSNHITEMITEKLNSASISMNKRSVKVMKLKVKGANCTAGIVCRMSRVTNRNIKNLREAGFKVELEDGDGLFGRKKIKSLTYTKAGQEITINNTSSDIKNVLTKNPEVREAFKRGYNGRFASFLDKKWRKLKGWFSFKKWRKNNKGKTEEEIDEDMKKTANDHSKEEDADGKSRKGDPDPEDGKVEKGDKGTSAVKDKLKSNSDKLKKGFKNARQKSIAAANTIKGVGQTLSGPLNAIDKICGVYALVTMGWSVAKVAKVEVFAQFGLSFLSMSSKIRSGDATQEEVTAQGNSLMGIANKKDSDEKKDSEQSDSNTSRLKEAFAFFADSAEENSPGKSATDSQGWRAVAYGDRVSKLDNSAKDYQVGITGALAKIMDTFTSGTLGWVVRKGCKVATVTTAVVGAAVVVASLVACATTACVAEVLGSIAWGAAVGVALSLALTVLKDKAMDEISLHVAQGLTGTILNDSTKGENFGNAIMSGSAAMMSKNTMAGSGGVLTKSQAVAFYHETERQIAENAEEIRKTRSPFDPNTRHTFLGSIVSNMLPYSKQIASISGFLPSIIGGAQRSFAAITPGAHAANDANFIANMDTCEDKSIKDTGAATDIFCNVYTGIDMKIADKDTDEVINELKSSGDLKEKDNSGDEDTDDMLSTVEMGPELKKYEKYCFNRKKPIGASEDDDDDNFGAICNSDKNPKANLYALFLTDVRVEEGMNEDFKPDEGGGSGSSSSSSGGVDPDLAKLSGEFVWPVKGVKVNGDSIEGVGPDQDFGPRSFFDGFSSTHYGIDFGSATFGSAAPVYAAADGEVVYGGDAETVGWGAGSHYVAIKHNGDIYTTYSHMRSHSVHKGDKVKKGQQIGVTGAEGNASGEHLHFETKKGTGVPGEKGAFNPMDLIKGNT
- a CDS encoding DUF87 domain-containing protein, which gives rise to MGKKKKDAVDIAAQQRAQEQAEVEQAFLTGINTLRDLIAPSSLEFHSSYFRLGTKYGQTIYVYGYPRQLYTGWASPILNADEVLDVSMFIYPVETEIVMKNLRRKVTQLEADLSINNEKGKTRDPALEAALNDAEELRDQLQLGAEKFFRFGLYLTIYADSLDELNFVRSKIETMLGQQMLFSKVASSQQEQGLKATIPQLSDQLQIRRNMNTGAISTSFPFTSADLTQENGVLYGVNMHNNGLVIFDRFTLENANMVVFAKSGAGKSFTVKLEALRTMMMGAEVLIIDPENEYQKLSDAVGGSYIRLSLNSDVRINPFDLPHVIDAEEADNALRANIVTLHGLFRLMLGGTSAGQSIGLSPSEEADLDQAIIDTYARAGITSDPLTHNSTPPTIHNLYDTLVHMDGSGPSLAQRLRKYTTGTFAGIFSQQSNIDINNSMVVFNIRDLEDELRPVAMYIVLSHIWNIVRSEQKKRMLIVDEAWQLMKYDDSANFLFSLAKRARKYYLGLTTISQDVEDFMGSKMGRAIVSNSSMQLLLKQSSSAVDVLSDVFKLTEEERKRLANFPVGQGLFFAGQNHVHIQIIASDTEHQLISTSPNNSKNRQSDNLMTNGYADPNELF